In Lonchura striata isolate bLonStr1 chromosome 2, bLonStr1.mat, whole genome shotgun sequence, a single genomic region encodes these proteins:
- the LAMP1 gene encoding lysosome-associated membrane glycoprotein 1 produces MARGLLAAAALLGFLQASSSFEVKDSSGKVCIIADLTVAFSVEYKTNVQKEFVYFFLPQNASVDTQSSCGKDNTSHPILVLDFGGGHSLSLNFSESADTYQVEELVFHYNLSDATLFPNSTTGGMKTVSHKSIIQAHVGTKYRCINSKHINMKNVNVTFSNVTLEAYLTNGTFSVNKTECAEDRVSTTTMVPTTPKQTTSQSPTTSPAPTSPPNPTVGKYNVTGPNGTCVLAYMGLQLNITYQQKDEKMGLDLLNFVPHNTTSSGRCDNTSALLNLTFEKTRVIFQFALNASAEKFFLQGVSVSTTLPSEAKNPKFEAANNSMSELRASVGNSYKCSSEENLRVTDQALVNVFNVQVQIFKIDGDKFGPVEECQLDENNMLIPIIVGAALAGLVLIVLIAYLIGRKRSHAGYQTI; encoded by the exons ATGGCCCGGGGGCTGCTGGCGGCGGCCGCCTTGCTCG gCTTTTTACAGGCTTCCTCTTCATTTGAAGTGAAAGATTCAAGTGGTAAAGTCTGCATAATTGCTGATTTGACAGTAGCCTTCTCAGTGGAATACAAAACAAATGTGCAAAAAGAG TTTGTATACTTTTTTCTTCCGCAAAATGCTTCAGTAGACACACAGAGCTCATGTGGTAAAGATAATACATCTCATCCAATTCTGGTATTGGATTTTGGAGGAGGACATTCTTTAAGCCTGAATTTCTCAGAGTCTGCAGACACGTACCAAGTTGAAGAATTAGTTTTCCACTACAATCTGTCAGATGCAACTTTATTCCCAAATTCAACTACag GAGGCATGAAGACTGTATCACATAAAAGTATCATTCAGGCACATGTGGGCACAAAATACAGATGCATCAACTCCAAGCACATCAATATGAAGAATGTGAATGTTACTTTTAGCAATGTCACTTTGGAAGCCTATCTCACAAATGGAACTTTCAGTGTGAACA aAACAGAATGTGCTGAAGATAGGGTCTCTACTACTACTATGGTGCCTACAACTCCTAAACAGACTACTAGCCAGTCTCCAACAACTAGCCCAGCACCAACATCACCCCCAAATCCTACAGTTGGTAAATACAATGTGACTGGTCCAAATGGAACCTGTGTACTTGCCTACATGGGCTTGCAGCTTAATATCACCTACCAACAAAAAGATGAAAAG ATGGGTTTGGATTTGCTGAATTTCGTACCACATAATACAACTTCTTCTGGGAGATGTGACAATACATCTGCCTTGTTGAACCTGACTTTTGAGAAGACAAGGGTTATCTTCCAGTTTGCATTG aatgcaaGTGCTGAAAAATTCTTCCTGCAAGGTGTGAGTGTAAGCACGACCCTGCCTTCTGAAGCGAAAA ATCCGAAATTTGAAGCAGCAAACAACAGTATGAGTGAGCTGAGAGCTTCAGTAGGGAACTCCTACAAGTGCAGTTCTGAGGAGAATCTGCGGGTCACGGACCAAGCCCTTGTCAATGTATTTAATGTTCAGGTCCAGATTTTCAAGATTGATGGAGACAAATTTGGTCCAG tGGAAGAATGTCAGCTGGATGAAAATAACATGCTGATCCCTATAATAGTTGGTGCAGCCCTTGCTGGTCTTGTTCTAATTGTCTTGATTGCTTACCTGATTGGCAGAAAGAGGAGCCATGCTGGATATCAAACAATTTAA